A stretch of DNA from Gammaproteobacteria bacterium:
CAAAGATCAACAGCCGTTTGCATGCGCAGCCAGCTTTCCGGCGTGGTATCCAACAGGCGTGCGATCCGCGCTGCCATATCAGGCGAAAGCGCGCGCTTCTCATGCAGCAAGTCGGACACGCTCAGGCGAGAGACGCCAAGCCGCCGCGCGAACTCGGTTTGCGTCATGTCAAGCACCGGCAATACATCCTCGCGCAGCAAGGCGCCGGGATGCGTAGGCCGGCGTTTAAGGTTTCGCATGGTCATCGCTCAGCCTTGCGCGGCTTCTTTCAGAATGCGCGGGTGGCGCGCCGCGATGCTCAGCAGCGTACGCGCGGCGCCGCTCGGTGCGCGCCGGCCTTGTTCCCAATCCTGCAAGGTGCGCACGGACACGCCT
This window harbors:
- a CDS encoding HigA family addiction module antidote protein, with the translated sequence MTMRNLKRRPTHPGALLREDVLPVLDMTQTEFARRLGVSRLSVSDLLHEKRALSPDMAARIARLLDTTPESWLRMQTAVDL